The DNA region AGTTTAACCCAACACAGCTACTTTAATTTAGACGGTAATCGCAGTGACACCAATGCTAAACATACCTTACAAGTCGATGCAAAAACCTACCTCTGCATGAATGATGTTGGCATACCAACCGCAATGCAACCCACTGCTGGCAGTGATTTAGACATGAAAGTGCCCACACCTATGTCGGTGCAAACTTCACGCGCGGCATTAGCTGCCACCAAAGGTTTTGACCATTGCTATGTGCTCGATAATCCGGGGGCTGATTTACAGAGGTTTGGTTGTTTAGCCAGTGAACAAAGTGGTCGCAGTATGACGCTTTACACCAATCAACCTGGGGTTCAAGTTTACGGCGCTAACTTTTTACAAGGCACTATAGGCAAAAAGCAACGAGTATTAAACGACCATCAAGCTGTATGTATAGAACCTCAAATGTTACCAGACTCGCCTAATCAGCCGGATTTACCCGGCGATGTATGGCTAACACCTGGTAAGTTGTATCACCACATAACTCGATACCATTTTGATGCTAAATAATAAGCCAGAACAAACCACTTTTAATGCTGAAGATATTGGTCAAATTGCCGTCGGGGCTTTTGCCATGTCGGTGCCGATTGCGTTTTCTGAAGAAGCATGGCGTTTATCTGCCAGTTTGCCGACATTAAACTTAGTACTTGTAGTGTTATTGTCGTTGGCGTTTATTACCTTATTTGCTTACCAAAGTGTATTTCAGGCAAATATCATTAAGCGTAAACAAGCGTTTTTGTTACGGGTAATTGCGGCATACATATTGACATTATTAGTGGTGGGAGTTGTGCTGTTGGCGTTAAATAAATTACCGTTATGGGACGATCCCATTTTAGCATTAAAGCGGATTATTTTAATCGCGATGCCCGCGTCTATGGGTGCGATTATCGTCGACAGTTTCGATAAAGAATAAACGACATAAAGAATTCCGAATGATTCTTTATGTCATTAACATCAATACTGATAGACGATTAATTAAGCTCGACAAACTAGGTTAATAGATAAGTGTGTACAGTGAATATTAAGTTGGTGAGTTCATATTATTAACACCATTAATCATCTTCATTCTCACCCATATCATCAAAGCTTTCATCATCATCTGAATCATCTAATTCTGGAATGTCATCATCATCTGTGTCAACTATGTCATCTGGTTCTGGCACGGGTTTCGCCTTACGTGGTGGCGCTGTGTCAGGTACTTTTGACAAATCGATACGTGATTGGTGCTTTAACATAAACTCAGCACGTGCAGCCTCCCAAGCACCGCTATACTCAGCTTTTGCTGCTTTTGTTTGCTCATCATCCAAGTCGTGTAAGTTAACTTTA from Shewanella polaris includes:
- a CDS encoding aldose epimerase family protein codes for the protein MVRFSVLEPWQDPRGGEIERVRIDNGIIALEVLSLGGIIRSLWTPDRNGERKNIVLGCDSAEDYLAQKAHLGAIAGRYSNRIANGKMQYNGEQYQLSVNQATNCLHGGTEGFNRKLWQLGTLSDGVRLTLKSPDGDMGFPGNCTVQLDYRLVGNNLYIEMLASTDKACPISLTQHSYFNLDGNRSDTNAKHTLQVDAKTYLCMNDVGIPTAMQPTAGSDLDMKVPTPMSVQTSRAALAATKGFDHCYVLDNPGADLQRFGCLASEQSGRSMTLYTNQPGVQVYGANFLQGTIGKKQRVLNDHQAVCIEPQMLPDSPNQPDLPGDVWLTPGKLYHHITRYHFDAK
- a CDS encoding DUF2391 family protein, giving the protein MLNNKPEQTTFNAEDIGQIAVGAFAMSVPIAFSEEAWRLSASLPTLNLVLVVLLSLAFITLFAYQSVFQANIIKRKQAFLLRVIAAYILTLLVVGVVLLALNKLPLWDDPILALKRIILIAMPASMGAIIVDSFDKE